One segment of Candidatus Blochmannia ocreatus DNA contains the following:
- the guaB gene encoding IMP dehydrogenase — protein MFNVLKEALTFDDVLIVPAYSRVLPTETILKSSITSSVFLNIPIVSSAMDTVTESALAIALAQEGGLGFIHKNMSLEQQVNEVYRVKRYESGVVANPQCVTPNMTLLQVKELTVRNGFGGYPVVINGKNLVGIITSRDVRFASNLSDYVFSVMTPKERLVTVLEKESREIVLSKMHNKRVEKVLLVDSEFCLKGMITAKDFEKAKRKPYACKDNYGRLRVGAAIGIDCDYEERVTKLVEAGLDVLLIDSSHGHSDRVLKCIRNIRAIYPNLPIIGGNVVTKLGAMALVDSGVNAVKVGIGPGSICTTRIVTGVGIPQITAISDISSALKNVNIPIIADGGIRFSGDIAKAIVAGAHCVMIGSLLAGTEESPGDIEFYQGRSFKTYRGMGSLAAMSQGSADRYFQQRDSVCKLVPEGIEGRVPYKGKLEIIIHQLIGGLRSCMGLTGCRTINDLRTHAKFVRISSSGMKESHVHDVIITKESPNYPIFY, from the coding sequence ATGTTTAATGTTTTGAAGGAAGCTTTGACTTTTGATGATGTTTTAATTGTGCCTGCTTATTCAAGAGTGTTACCTACTGAGACTATTTTGAAAAGTTCTATAACTAGTTCTGTGTTTTTAAATATTCCTATTGTTTCTTCAGCTATGGATACAGTTACGGAGTCGGCTTTAGCTATCGCTTTAGCTCAAGAAGGGGGATTAGGTTTTATTCATAAAAACATGTCATTGGAGCAGCAAGTTAATGAAGTTTACCGTGTTAAACGTTATGAAAGTGGAGTGGTTGCTAATCCGCAATGTGTTACTCCAAATATGACTTTGTTACAAGTTAAAGAACTTACTGTTCGCAACGGTTTTGGAGGATATCCAGTAGTAATTAATGGAAAGAATTTAGTGGGGATTATTACAAGCCGAGATGTTAGATTTGCTAGTAATTTATCAGATTATGTGTTTTCTGTTATGACACCTAAAGAGCGTTTAGTGACAGTTTTAGAAAAGGAAAGTCGAGAAATAGTTTTAAGTAAAATGCATAATAAAAGAGTAGAAAAAGTGTTATTAGTTGATTCTGAATTTTGTTTAAAAGGTATGATTACAGCTAAAGATTTTGAAAAAGCAAAACGTAAACCATATGCGTGTAAAGATAATTATGGAAGATTACGAGTGGGAGCTGCTATTGGAATAGATTGTGATTATGAAGAACGTGTTACTAAATTAGTAGAGGCTGGTTTAGATGTTTTATTAATTGATTCTTCCCATGGTCATTCGGATAGAGTATTAAAATGTATTAGAAACATTCGCGCTATATACCCTAATTTGCCTATTATTGGAGGTAATGTGGTTACTAAATTAGGAGCTATGGCATTAGTAGATTCTGGTGTTAATGCAGTAAAAGTAGGAATAGGACCGGGTTCTATTTGTACGACACGTATTGTAACGGGTGTAGGAATTCCTCAAATTACAGCTATTTCTGATATTTCAAGCGCGTTGAAGAATGTTAATATTCCGATTATTGCAGACGGTGGAATTAGATTTTCAGGAGATATCGCTAAAGCTATTGTAGCTGGTGCACATTGCGTAATGATTGGCTCATTACTGGCTGGAACTGAAGAATCTCCTGGAGATATAGAATTTTATCAAGGTAGATCATTTAAGACTTATCGGGGCATGGGTTCATTAGCAGCTATGTCTCAAGGATCTGCAGATAGATATTTTCAACAAAGAGATTCTGTATGTAAGTTAGTTCCAGAAGGTATTGAAGGTAGAGTGCCTTACAAAGGAAAATTAGAAATAATTATTCATCAATTAATAGGTGGATTACGCTCTTGTATGGGTTTAACTGGTTGTCGAACTATTAATGATTTAAGAACACATGCCAAGTTTGTTCGTATTAGTTCATCTGGTATGAAAGAAAGTCATGTACATGATGTAATAATTACAAAAGAATCACCTAATTATCCGATATTTTATTAA
- the mqo gene encoding malate dehydrogenase (quinone) encodes MKKITILPESCGFLERKSSVDVVLVGAGIMSITFGMFLTYLEPTWSIHIYERLDGSAQESTNIWNNAGTGHAAFCELNYTPYGKDGVVNIEKAIAINEAFEMSLQFWAFLVENEVIHYPGSFINNVPHMSFVWNKENVDFLKRRFQALQNNILFSGMMYSEDLEQIYKWAPLIMNGRSMSQKVAATFMQIGTDINFGELTKQMFSALKNNINCSVYLQHDVISLHCNSDATWRVHILDKRCRQKKDICASYVFIGAGGRALNLLQTSRIPEIFKYAGFPVGGKFLVTKNPAIVSQHFAKVYGQASMHAPPMSVPHMDTRILNGKKFLLFGPFATFSSKFLKSGSWLDLFNSLNRHNLFSILQVGIDNFELIKYLINQLVMSDKKRIAKLKEYYPKANSSDWILVTAGQRVQIIKTNDDSDEKRGVLQFGTEVVSSHNGTLSGLLGASPGASTVVAIVLEILQKMFRGKMDSIAWKEKLMDMIPTYKCKLSHDIVLVNKIRRYTCDRLGLKYLEAVSHKKCS; translated from the coding sequence ATGAAAAAAATTACTATTTTACCTGAATCGTGTGGTTTTCTAGAACGTAAATCATCTGTGGATGTGGTATTAGTTGGAGCGGGTATTATGAGTATAACTTTTGGAATGTTTTTGACTTACCTTGAGCCAACTTGGAGTATTCATATATATGAACGTCTTGATGGTTCAGCTCAGGAAAGTACTAACATTTGGAATAATGCTGGAACTGGTCATGCAGCTTTTTGTGAGTTGAATTATACGCCGTATGGTAAGGATGGAGTTGTTAATATTGAAAAAGCGATTGCTATTAATGAAGCGTTTGAGATGTCACTTCAATTTTGGGCTTTTTTGGTAGAAAATGAAGTTATTCATTATCCAGGTTCGTTTATTAATAATGTGCCACATATGAGTTTTGTTTGGAATAAAGAAAATGTTGATTTTTTAAAACGACGTTTTCAAGCATTGCAAAATAATATTTTATTTAGTGGAATGATGTATTCTGAAGATTTAGAACAAATTTATAAATGGGCTCCTCTTATTATGAATGGACGTAGCATGTCTCAGAAAGTAGCTGCTACTTTTATGCAGATAGGGACAGATATTAATTTTGGTGAACTTACTAAACAGATGTTTAGTGCGTTAAAAAACAATATAAATTGTAGTGTATATTTACAACATGATGTAATTTCGTTGCATTGTAATAGTGATGCTACTTGGAGGGTGCATATACTAGATAAGCGGTGTAGACAAAAAAAAGATATTTGTGCGAGTTATGTTTTTATAGGCGCTGGGGGTAGGGCATTAAATTTATTACAAACTTCTAGAATTCCGGAGATTTTTAAATATGCTGGATTTCCGGTAGGTGGAAAATTTTTAGTTACTAAAAATCCTGCAATTGTTTCACAGCATTTTGCTAAAGTATATGGTCAAGCATCCATGCATGCACCGCCAATGTCAGTGCCACATATGGATACTAGAATTTTGAATGGTAAAAAATTTTTATTATTTGGTCCATTTGCTACTTTTAGCAGTAAGTTTTTAAAAAGTGGTTCATGGTTAGATTTGTTTAATTCATTAAATAGGCATAATTTATTTTCGATTCTACAAGTAGGTATAGATAATTTTGAGCTAATTAAGTACTTAATTAATCAATTAGTAATGTCAGATAAAAAGCGTATTGCTAAACTAAAAGAATATTATCCTAAAGCTAATTCATCAGATTGGATCTTAGTTACAGCAGGACAGCGCGTTCAGATTATAAAGACAAATGATGACAGTGATGAAAAAAGAGGGGTATTACAGTTTGGGACAGAAGTAGTTAGTTCTCATAACGGTACTTTATCAGGATTACTAGGTGCTTCTCCTGGAGCGTCTACTGTAGTTGCTATAGTATTAGAAATATTACAGAAAATGTTTAGAGGTAAAATGGATAGTATAGCGTGGAAAGAAAAGCTCATGGATATGATACCTACTTACAAGTGTAAGTTAAGTCATGATATTGTATTGGTAAATAAAATTAGACGGTACACTTGTGATAGGTTGGGGTTAAAGTATTTAGAAGCTGTTTCTCATAAAAAATGCAGTTAG